A region of Streptomyces sp. NBC_01267 DNA encodes the following proteins:
- the gatC gene encoding Asp-tRNA(Asn)/Glu-tRNA(Gln) amidotransferase subunit GatC produces the protein MPGITREEVAHLARLARLELKAEELDHFAGQLDDILGAVARVSEVADQDVPPTSHPLPLTNVMRADEVRPSLTPEQALSGAPAQEQRRFKVPQILGED, from the coding sequence ATGCCTGGCATCACGCGCGAGGAGGTCGCCCACCTCGCACGGCTGGCACGTCTGGAGCTGAAGGCCGAAGAGCTCGATCACTTCGCCGGACAGCTCGACGACATTCTCGGCGCGGTCGCCCGCGTCTCCGAGGTCGCCGATCAAGACGTACCGCCGACCTCCCACCCGCTGCCGCTGACCAATGTCATGCGCGCGGACGAGGTCCGTCCGTCGCTCACCCCGGAGCAGGCCCTCTCCGGTGCCCCCGCCCAGGAGCAGCGGCGTTTCAAGGTGCCGCAGATCCTGGGGGAGGACTAA